The Nocardia arthritidis genome has a window encoding:
- a CDS encoding DUF5318 domain-containing protein — MRIQRQVVDYALRRRSLLADVYAGRVDVAEVCDANPYLLRAAKFHGRGSEVTCPICRKEQLTLVSWVYGDDLGPVAGSARTPEELMRLAETREEFSVHVVEVCRTCSWNHLVQSYVLGSAPAPTRRRGGSRTNRRTAAE, encoded by the coding sequence GTGCGAATTCAGCGGCAAGTGGTGGACTACGCGCTCCGGCGCAGATCACTGCTGGCTGACGTCTACGCGGGCCGTGTCGATGTCGCCGAGGTGTGTGATGCCAACCCGTACCTGTTGCGGGCGGCGAAGTTCCACGGCCGGGGGAGCGAGGTCACCTGCCCCATCTGCCGGAAGGAACAGCTCACGCTCGTAAGCTGGGTCTACGGCGACGACCTCGGGCCGGTGGCCGGATCCGCTCGCACACCGGAGGAGCTGATGCGCCTCGCCGAGACTCGGGAAGAGTTCTCGGTCCATGTCGTCGAGGTATGCCGGACCTGCAGCTGGAATCATCTGGTGCAGTCCTATGTATTGGGATCCGCTCCGGCGCCGACGCGCAGGCGCGGCGGATCCCGCACGAACCGGCGCACCGCCGCCGAATGA